From one Lycorma delicatula isolate Av1 chromosome 2, ASM4794821v1, whole genome shotgun sequence genomic stretch:
- the LOC142320167 gene encoding uncharacterized protein LOC142320167: MSPAAFVIMILPNSFMFVCTSYNVYTDKKKISGLKSNGNYCSNSSNKKKQGLFLYFTFFFLMGLTRIPDVLNWFFQLDWLVTMVSFTVPSEGILLFIILICKPKMKKEIYDKLCFQKK, encoded by the exons ATGTCACCGGCTGCATTTGTGATAATGATTTTACCTAATTCTTTCATGTTTGTCTGTACTTCTTACAATGTTTatacagataaaaagaaaattagtggaTTAAAATCAAATGGTAACTACTGTAGCAACAgttcaaataagaagaaacaagg gttatttttatatttcacatttttctttcttatggGCTTGACTCGAATTCCTGATGTGCTAAACTGGTTTTTTCAACTGGATTGGTTGGTAACGATGGTATCATTTACAGTTCCTTCAGAAggaatactattatttattatactgataTGCAAAcctaaaatgaagaaagaaatatatgataaattatgCTTTCAGAAGAAATAA